One Aegilops tauschii subsp. strangulata cultivar AL8/78 chromosome 7, Aet v6.0, whole genome shotgun sequence genomic window carries:
- the LOC109757589 gene encoding T-complex protein 1 subunit gamma translates to MALHAPVLVLKDSLKRESGAKVQHGNIQAAKAVSDIIRTTLGPRSMLKMLLDASGGIVVTNDGNAILRELDIAHPAAKSMIELSRTQDEEVGDGTTSVIVLAGEMLHVAETFIEKNYHPTVICRAYSRALEDAIAVLDKIAMPVDVNDREAMLGLVKSSIGTKFTGQFGDLIADLAIDATTTAGVDLGQGMREVDIKKYIKVEKIPGGQLEDSMVLKGVMFNKDVVAPGKMRRKIVNPRIILLDCPVEYKKGENQTNAELMSEEDWKVLLDMEEEYIKNLCVQILKFKPDLVITEKGLSDMAMHYLSKAGVSAIRRLRKTDNNRIAKACGAVIVNRPEELQESDVGTRAGLFEVKKIGDEFFSFIIECKDPKACTVLLRGASKDILNEVERNLQDAMSVARNILKNPKLLPGGGASELTVSATLKQKSSSVEGVEKWPYEAAALAFEAIPRTLLQNCGLNVIRTMTQLQGKHANGENPWVGVDGRTGDIVDMKERKIWDSYSVKAQTFKTAIESACMLLRIDDIVSGIKKKQAPGSGAPKQPQIETGEDADTEQMIPE, encoded by the exons ATGGCATTGCACGCCCCCGTCCTCGTGCTCA AGGACTCGTTGAAGAGGGAGTCGGGCGCGAAGGTTCAGCATGGCAACATCCAGGCCGCGAAG GCTGTGTCAGACATCATTCGCACTACGCTCGGTCCCAGGTCCATGTTGAAGATGCTTCTGGATGCCAGTGGAG GTATTGTTGTTACTAACGATGGCAATGCTATACTGCGGGAACTAGACATTGCACATCCTGCTGCTAAG TCTATGATTGAGCTAAGCCGCACACAGGATGAAGAAGTGGGAGATGGGACAACGTCCGTCATTGTTCTAG CTGGTGAGATGCTCCATGTTGCAGAAACATTTATTGAAAAGAACTACCATCCCACTGTCATCTGCCGAG CATACAGCAGAGCTCTTGAGGATGCCATAGCTGTCCTTGACAAAATTGCAATGCCTGTTGATGTTAATGACC GTGAGGCGATGCTAGGGCTGGTGAAGAGCTCCATTGGTACAAAATTCACTGGCCAGTTTGGTGACCTAATTGCT GACCTTGCCATAGATGCTACTACAACAGCAGGTGTAGACCTTGGTCAAGGAATGCGTGAAGTTGATATCAAGAAATATATCAAAGTAGAGAAGATTCCTGGCGGCCAGTTGGAGGATTCAATGGTTCTTAAAGGGGTCATGTTCAATAAAGATGTTGTGGCTCCTGGAAAAATGAGAAGGAAGATAGTAAATCCACGCATCATCCTTTTGGATTGTCCTGTTGAGTACAAAAAGGGAGAAAATCAGACAAATGCTGAGTTGATGAGTGAAGAAGATTG GAAGGTTCTGCTAGATATGGAGGAAGAATACATAAAGAACCTCTGTGTGCAAATTTTGAAATTCAAGCCTGACCTGGTTATCACAGAGAAAGGACTCAGTGACATGGCTATGCATTATTTGAGCAAGGCTGGTGTTAGTGCAATCCGTAGACTTaggaagaccgataacaacaggATTGCTAAAGCCTGTGGTGCAGTTATAGTGAACAGGCCAGAGGAGCTTCAAGAATCAGATGTGGGGACACGAGCTGGTCTCTTTGAGGTTAAGAAGATCGGTGATGAATTCTTTTCCTTCATTATTGAATGCAAAGATCCTAAAGCATGCACTGTTCTATTGAGGGGAGCAAGCAAGGACATCTTGAATGAGGTGGAGAGGAACCTTCAG GATGCCATGTCTGTTGCAAGGAACATTTTGAAAAACCCAAAACTTCTACCTGGAGGTGGTGCTTCTGAATTGACTGTATCGGCAACACTAAAGCAAAAGAGTTCTTCGGTTGAAGGTGTAGAAAAG TGGCCTTATGAAGCTGCTGCTTTAGCATTCGAAGCAATCCCAAGAACTTTGCTTCAAAATTGTGGTTTGAATGTTATCAGGACGATGACACAGCTCCAGGGAAAG CATGCGAACGGTGAAAATCCTTGGGTAGGCGTTGATGGAAGGACTGGTGATATTGTTGACATGAAAGAGCGGAAG ATCTGGGATTCTTACAGCGTGAAGGCACAGACCTTCAAGACAGCTATCGAGTCAGCTTGCATGCTTCTAAGGATTGACGACATTGTCAGTGGAATCAAGAAGAAGCAGGCTCCTGGCTCTGGTGCTCCTAAGCAACCCCAGATTGAAACGGGTGAAGATGCCGACACTGAACAGATGATCCCGGAGTAG